The Oscillospiraceae bacterium genome contains the following window.
GTGTTTCGACCGATGCCCGCGCCCGTGAGCGGATGCTGGGCGAATGGCGCGCCATGCTTGCGCTGCTGCGGGAGAAGTTCCCCCGCGACCTCACGGTGCGGCTGGCCTATGAATACTACTTCAATGACCGCAGGAAATCCCGGCTGGTCCGGGGGCTGGTCGGGCGGCTCATCGTGCCGCAGAGCGCCCCCTTCAAAAAAGCGCAGCGTGCATGGACCCCGCCCACAAACGGCGACATAACCATCCTGCGCGCCATCTGCGCGTTTGCGGAAAAGTGAGAAAGGCGTCCACTATGATTATCCAGACAATCCATATGAAAAGCGTCACGGCGGAAGGACAGGGAACGCTCTCGGTATTTGAGGGCAGCCGCGATGTGCCGTTTGACATCAAGCGCATCTACTATATCCACGGTGCGCCGCAGGGCACCCAGCGCGGCGGCCATGCCCACAAGGCACTGCGGCAGGTGCTGTGGTGCCCCTACGGCAGCATCCTGATCCGGTTGGACGATGGTCACGAAAAGAGCGAAGTCCTGCTCAACGATCCCGCCAAGGGGCTGATCGTCGAGCATAATATGTGGCGGGAGATGATCTGGCAGCAGGAAAACTCTGTGCTTTGTGTTGCCGCGGATTCCTACTACGAGGCAGAGGATTATATCCGGGATTATGATGAGTTTATCCGGTGGGTGGAAGAAGAATGATGCAGCTTCGTTGTTTACAGCCGCAGGATGCCCCCCTCATGCTGGAATGGATGCATGATCCGGACGCGGTGCGGTATATGCGTGCTGATTTTTCAGGCATGACGCTTGCGGATTGTGAGCGCTTTATTGCTGCGGCACAGCAGGATACCCCCAGTCTCCACCGCGCGGTGGCAGATGGGGCGGGTATTTATCAGGGAACGGTAAGCCTGAAAAACCGCGATGCAGACCGTGGGGAGGCTGAGTTTGCCATTGCGGTGCGGCGCTGTGCCATGGGCCATGGTGTGGCCGCATGGGGAATGCAGGCAATTTTGCAGCTCGGCTTTTCGCAGCTGGGGCTGCGCCGTATCTACTGGTGCGTTGCTCCGCAGAATGTGCGGGCCTGCCGTTTTTATGCAAAGCAGGGATATACCCCCCTCAAGCCGGAGCCGGACGAAAACGGTCTGCTCTGGTTTGAGGTGTTGAACGGATAAGGAGTTTGTCATGCAGCAGCCCAAGGTCAGTGTACTGATCTCATTCTACAATTTGGCACCGTATGTGGATCAGACAATGGAAAGCGTCCTTGCCCAGAAAACGGATTTCCCGGTCGAAATCCTCTGCGCGGATGATGGCTCCGAGGACGGGACCGTAGAGCTCCTGCGCGGTTGGGAAAAAAGATACCCCGACCGTGTGCGGGTATTCGTTATGGACCGCATACCGGGCAAAAAATATGAGGGCAATGAGCGCATCCAGCGGATGAACGCAATCCGTGGGCGGCTTTTCTATGAGGCAAAGGGGCAGTATGTCTGCTATCTGGACGGCGATGACTTTTATACCGATGACCGCAAGCTGCAGAAGCAGGCGGATATTCTGGATGCAGACACTGCGCACAGATATGTGGCCTGCGGCCACAACGGCTGCTATTACTGGGAAAGCACCGGCAGGACACAGCCCATCGAAAAGCCTGTCCGGGAGTGTGCGCTGACGGCCAGAGAGTATTGGAGCTTTTTCTATATCCACACCAATGCCATGATGTTCCGCAATGTCGGGCTGCAGGGGATAGATCCTTACACCAGCGGCGTGCAGATCATTGACAATATGCTGACCTATATGTTCCTGCCCTACGGCGGGGTCTACTATCTGCCGGACTGCATGTTCAACTACCGCCAGATCGAGGGCAGCACCTACCACCGCCGCAGCGTCTATCAAAACTATATCTTAAACGCGCTGATGCTTTACCAGCAAAAGGCCATACTGCGCGGGCTTTTCGGCGCGGGACTGGTGCGGACTGTGTACGAGTACACCCAGCTGTTTGAAAACCGCCGCGACCCCAAGCTGACGGAGGAGGCTAAGACCTACCTGCCGAACATTGACCGCTACCGTGCGGGCCGGCTGCGCCGCATTGTGAACTATAACAATGAAAATGCGCTGTCTCGCCTTTGGTGTGAGATCGAGAATCCGTTCTGGTTCTTTGTGACGAAAGTCTGCCGCCATTATATTTGGAAGCCGCATGTTCGCGCATTGCTGGAGGAAGCACGCGCAAAAACCAAAAAAGGGGAGTGCTGAAGCATGGAAGATATGAAGGAACTGACCGCGGAGGAGCAGGCCGACATCCTGCGCCATGAGCTGGAAGCTGTCTACGGCTCGTCATCGTACAGGATCGGCCGCGCCGTGACCTGGCTGCCCCGCAATGCAAAGCGCGGCCTGAAATATCTTTTGCACAACGGCCCGATTATCAGCGCAAAATATATCTATACCTATGCAAAGTATCATAAAATCGCAAACAAAAACTATGCCTACTGGGCCTGCCTGCAGGAAAAAGACTATCCGGCGGCATTGAAGCAATGGTTTTTGGAGAATAACTACACCCACACGCCGCTTGATCTGGAGCATCCCAAGACCTTCAGCGAAAAGACCCAATGGATGAAAATTTAC
Protein-coding sequences here:
- a CDS encoding FdtA/QdtA family cupin domain-containing protein; this translates as MIIQTIHMKSVTAEGQGTLSVFEGSRDVPFDIKRIYYIHGAPQGTQRGGHAHKALRQVLWCPYGSILIRLDDGHEKSEVLLNDPAKGLIVEHNMWREMIWQQENSVLCVAADSYYEAEDYIRDYDEFIRWVEEE
- a CDS encoding GNAT family N-acetyltransferase — encoded protein: MLEWMHDPDAVRYMRADFSGMTLADCERFIAAAQQDTPSLHRAVADGAGIYQGTVSLKNRDADRGEAEFAIAVRRCAMGHGVAAWGMQAILQLGFSQLGLRRIYWCVAPQNVRACRFYAKQGYTPLKPEPDENGLLWFEVLNG
- a CDS encoding glycosyltransferase; the protein is MQQPKVSVLISFYNLAPYVDQTMESVLAQKTDFPVEILCADDGSEDGTVELLRGWEKRYPDRVRVFVMDRIPGKKYEGNERIQRMNAIRGRLFYEAKGQYVCYLDGDDFYTDDRKLQKQADILDADTAHRYVACGHNGCYYWESTGRTQPIEKPVRECALTAREYWSFFYIHTNAMMFRNVGLQGIDPYTSGVQIIDNMLTYMFLPYGGVYYLPDCMFNYRQIEGSTYHRRSVYQNYILNALMLYQQKAILRGLFGAGLVRTVYEYTQLFENRRDPKLTEEAKTYLPNIDRYRAGRLRRIVNYNNENALSRLWCEIENPFWFFVTKVCRHYIWKPHVRALLEEARAKTKKGEC